The proteins below come from a single Sorghum bicolor cultivar BTx623 chromosome 4, Sorghum_bicolor_NCBIv3, whole genome shotgun sequence genomic window:
- the LOC8081954 gene encoding alpha-aminoadipic semialdehyde synthase isoform X1, with amino-acid sequence MGSAATESNDTLLGNGVVGILAETCNMWERRAPLTPSHCARLLLGGGKNGARVNRITVQPSTKRIHHDAQYEDVGCEISEDLSECGLIIGIKQPKLQMILPDRAYAFFSHTHKAQKENMPLLDKILEERVSLFDYELIVGDDGKRSLAFGKFAGRAGLIDFLHGLGQRYLSLGYSTPFLSLGQSHMYPSLAAAKAAVIAVAEEIATFGLPSGICPIVFVFTGVGNVSQGAQEIFKLLPHTFVDAEKLPEISQGRNLSKQSQSTKRVFQLYGCVVTSRDMVSHKDPTRQFDKADYYAHPEHYAPVFHERIAPYASVIVNCMYWEKRFPPLLSMDQLQQLMETGCPLVGVCDITCDIGGSIEFVNKSTSIERPFFRYDPSNNSYHDDMEGAGVICLAVDILPTEFSKEASQHFGNILSKLVPSLASVKQLAELPSYLRRACIAHAGRLTPLYEYIPRMRNTMIDLAPTKTNPLPDKKYSTLVSLSGHLFDKFLINEALDIIETGGGSFHLVRCQVGQSMDDMSYSELEVGADDTATLDKIIDSLTSLANEHGGDHDAGKETELALKIGKVNECETDATVDKGGPKVLILGAGRVCRPAAEFLASYPNICTYGVDDHNTDQIHVIVASLYQKDAEETVDGIENTTATQLDVSDIGSLSDLVSQVEVVISLLPTSFHAAIARVCIELKKHMVTASYVDESMSNLSQAAKGAGVTILCEMGLDPGIDHLMSMKMIDEAHARKGKIKTFTSYCGGLPSPAAANNPLAYKFSWNPAGALRAGKNPAVYKFLGETIHVDGHNLFESAKRLRLPELPAFALEHLPNRNSLIYGDLYGISKEASTIYRATLRYEGFSEIMATLSKIGLFDAANHPLLQETNRPTYKGFLDELLNNISTTNTGLDIEASGGYDDEIIARLSKLGCCRDKEIAAKTVKTIKFLGLHEETQIPKGCSSAFDVICQRKEQRMAYGHNEQDMVLLHHEVEVEYPDGQPTEKHQATLLEFGKVENGRSTTAMALTVGIPAAVGALLLLQNKVQTKGVIRPLQPEIYIPALEILESSGIKLIESVEI; translated from the exons ATGGGTTCTGCTGCTACTGAG AGCAATGACACCTTGCTGGGCAATGGAGTTGTTGGGATTCTTGCTGAGACTTGTAACATGTGGGAAAGGAGGGCACCATTAACTCCTTCCCATTGTGCTCGCCTTCTGCTCGGAGGAGGGAAGAACGGAGCTCGAGTAAACCGGATTACTGTGCAGCCAAGCACAAAGAGGATACATCATGACGCTCAGTATGAGGATGTAGGATGTGAGATTTCAGAAGACCTGTCAGAATGCGGTCTTATTATAGGCATCAAACAACCAAAG TTGCAGATGATTCTTCCAGATAGAGCGTACGCTTTCTTTTCACACACTCACAAGGCCCAAAAAGAGAATATGCCACTGTTAGATAAG ATCCTTGAAGAAAGGGTGTCCTTGTTTGATTATGAGCTAATTGTTGGAGATGATGGGAAAAGGTCGCTAGCATTTGGGAAGTTTGCTGGTAGAGCTGGCCTGATAGATTTCTTACATGGTCTCGGACAGC GATATTTGAGCCTTGGATACTCGACTCCATTTCTCTCTCTGGGACAATCTCATATGTATCCTTCGCTCGCTGCAGCCAAGGCTGCAGTCATTGCTGTTGCTGAAGAGATAGCAACATTCGGACTTCCATCCGGAATTTGTCCGATAGTGTTTGTATTCACTGGAGTTGGAAATG TCTCTCAGGGCGCGCAGGAGATATTCAAGTTATTGCCCCATACCTTTGTTGATGCTGAGAAACTTCCTGAAATTTCTCAG GGCAGGAATCTGTCTAAACAATCTCAGTCAACCAAGAGAGTATTTCAACTATATGGTTGTGTTGTGACCTCTAGAGACATGGTTTCCCACAAGGATCCCACCAGACAATTTGACAAA GCTGACTATTATGCTCATCCAGAACACTACGCCCCTGTTTTTCATGAAAGGATTGCTCCATATGCATCTGTCATCG TAAACTGTATGTATTGGGAGAAGAGGTTTCCACCATTACTGAGTATGGATCAGTTACAGCAACTGATGGAGACTGGTTGTCCTTTGGTTGGCGTTTGTGACATAACTTGTGATATTGGAGGTTCCATTGAATTTGTCAACAAGAGTACATCAATAGAGAGGCCTTTCTTCCG GTATGATCCTTCTAATAATTCATACCATGATGATATGGAAGGTGCCGGAGTGATCTGCTTGGCTGTTGACATTCTCCCTACAGAGTTCTCTAAAGAG GCCTCCCAACATTTCGGAAACATATTATCTAAACTTGTTCCTAGTTTGGCCTCAGTGAAGCAACTGGCAGAACTTCCTTCCtacttgagaagagcttgcatTGCACATGCTGGCAGATTAACTCCGTTGTATGAATATATCCCTAGAATGAGAAATACTATGAT AGATTTGGCCCCCACAAAAACAAATCCATTGCCTGACAAGAAGTACAGCACCCTG GTATCTCTCAGTGGGCACCTATTTGATAAGTTCCTTATAAATGAAGCTTTGGACATCATTGAGACAGGTGGAGGTTCATTTCACTTGGTTAGATGTCAAGTTGGACAGAGCATGGATGATATGTCATACTCAGAGCTTGAA GTAGGAGCAGATGATACTGCCACATTGGATAAAATTATTGATTCCTTGACTTCTCTAGCTAATGAACATGGTGGAGATCACGATGCCGGGAAAGAAACTGAATTAGCTCTGAAGATAGGAAAAGTCAATGAGTGTGAAACTGATGCCACAGTTGATAAAGGAGGTCCAAAGGTTTTAATTCTTGGAGCTGGAAGAGTTTGTCGACCAGCTGCTGAGTTTCTAGCATCTTACCCAAACATATGTACCTATGGTGTTGATGACCATAACACAGATCAAATTCATGTTATTGTGGCATCTTTGTATCAAAAAGATGCAGAAGAG ACAGTTGATGGTATTGAAAATACAACTGCTACCCAGCTTGATGTTTCTGATATTGGAAGCCTTTCAGATCTTGTTTCTCAG GTTGAGGTTGTAATTAGCTTGCTGCCTACTAGTTTTCATGCTGCCATTGCAAGAGTATGCATAGAG CTCAAGAAGCACATGGTAACGGCAAGCTATGTTGATGAATCCATGTCAAACTTGAGCCAAGCTGCTAAAGGTGCAGGTGTAACTATACTTTGTGAAATGGGCCTAGATCCTGGCATAG ATCACTTGATGTCAATGAAGATGATTGATGAAGCTCATGCTCGAAAGGGAAAAATAAAGACATTTACATCTTACTGTGGTGGATTGCCATCTCCAGCTGCAGCAAACAACCCACTTGCCTATAAATTCAG TTGGAACCCAGCTGGTGCCCTCCGGGCAGGGAAAAATCCTGCTGTCTACAAATTTCTTGGAGAGACGATCCATGTAGATG GTCATAACTTGTTTGAATCAGCAAAGAGGCTCAGACTACCAGAGCTTCCAGCTTTTGCTCTGGAACACTTGCCAAATCGGAATTCCTTGATATATGGAGACCTTTATGGTATCTCCAAAGAAGCATCTACCATATACAGGGCTACTCTTCGTTACGAAG GTTTTAGTGAGATAATGGCAACCCTGTCGAAAATTGGGTTGTTTGATGCTGCAAATCATCCACTGCTGCAAGAAACTAATCGCCCAACATATAAGGGTTTCCTTGATGAACTACTTAATAATATCTCCACAACTAACACAGGCTTAGATATTGAAGCCTCTGGTGGATATGATGATGAAATCATTGCCAGACTGTCGAAGCTCGGGTGTTGCAGAGATAAGGAAATAGCTGCTAAGACAGTCAAAACCATCAA GTTCTTGGGACTACATGAAGAGACTCAAATTCCTAAGGGTTGTTCAAGTGCATTTGATGTGATTTGCCAACGAAAGGAACAGAGGATGGCCTATGGCCACAATGAGCAA GACATGGTACTGCTCCACCACGAAGTTGAGGTGGAATACCCAGACGGGCAACCCACCGAGAAGCACCAAGCGACGCTACTGGAGTTCGGGAAGGTTGAAAATGGCAGATCCACCACTGCCATGGCCCTGACCGTTGGTATTCCAGCAGCAGTAGGAGCCCTG CTATTGCTACAGAATAAGGTCCAGACAAAAGGAGTGATCAGGCCTCTGCAACCGGAGATCTACATTCCAG CATTGGAGATCTTGGAGTCGTCAGGCATCAAGCTGATTGAGAGTGTGGAGATTTGA
- the LOC8081954 gene encoding alpha-aminoadipic semialdehyde synthase isoform X2, with protein MADYYAHPEHYAPVFHERIAPYASVIVNCMYWEKRFPPLLSMDQLQQLMETGCPLVGVCDITCDIGGSIEFVNKSTSIERPFFRYDPSNNSYHDDMEGAGVICLAVDILPTEFSKEASQHFGNILSKLVPSLASVKQLAELPSYLRRACIAHAGRLTPLYEYIPRMRNTMIDLAPTKTNPLPDKKYSTLVSLSGHLFDKFLINEALDIIETGGGSFHLVRCQVGQSMDDMSYSELEVGADDTATLDKIIDSLTSLANEHGGDHDAGKETELALKIGKVNECETDATVDKGGPKVLILGAGRVCRPAAEFLASYPNICTYGVDDHNTDQIHVIVASLYQKDAEETVDGIENTTATQLDVSDIGSLSDLVSQVEVVISLLPTSFHAAIARVCIELKKHMVTASYVDESMSNLSQAAKGAGVTILCEMGLDPGIDHLMSMKMIDEAHARKGKIKTFTSYCGGLPSPAAANNPLAYKFSWNPAGALRAGKNPAVYKFLGETIHVDGHNLFESAKRLRLPELPAFALEHLPNRNSLIYGDLYGISKEASTIYRATLRYEGFSEIMATLSKIGLFDAANHPLLQETNRPTYKGFLDELLNNISTTNTGLDIEASGGYDDEIIARLSKLGCCRDKEIAAKTVKTIKFLGLHEETQIPKGCSSAFDVICQRKEQRMAYGHNEQDMVLLHHEVEVEYPDGQPTEKHQATLLEFGKVENGRSTTAMALTVGIPAAVGALLLLQNKVQTKGVIRPLQPEIYIPALEILESSGIKLIESVEI; from the exons ATG GCTGACTATTATGCTCATCCAGAACACTACGCCCCTGTTTTTCATGAAAGGATTGCTCCATATGCATCTGTCATCG TAAACTGTATGTATTGGGAGAAGAGGTTTCCACCATTACTGAGTATGGATCAGTTACAGCAACTGATGGAGACTGGTTGTCCTTTGGTTGGCGTTTGTGACATAACTTGTGATATTGGAGGTTCCATTGAATTTGTCAACAAGAGTACATCAATAGAGAGGCCTTTCTTCCG GTATGATCCTTCTAATAATTCATACCATGATGATATGGAAGGTGCCGGAGTGATCTGCTTGGCTGTTGACATTCTCCCTACAGAGTTCTCTAAAGAG GCCTCCCAACATTTCGGAAACATATTATCTAAACTTGTTCCTAGTTTGGCCTCAGTGAAGCAACTGGCAGAACTTCCTTCCtacttgagaagagcttgcatTGCACATGCTGGCAGATTAACTCCGTTGTATGAATATATCCCTAGAATGAGAAATACTATGAT AGATTTGGCCCCCACAAAAACAAATCCATTGCCTGACAAGAAGTACAGCACCCTG GTATCTCTCAGTGGGCACCTATTTGATAAGTTCCTTATAAATGAAGCTTTGGACATCATTGAGACAGGTGGAGGTTCATTTCACTTGGTTAGATGTCAAGTTGGACAGAGCATGGATGATATGTCATACTCAGAGCTTGAA GTAGGAGCAGATGATACTGCCACATTGGATAAAATTATTGATTCCTTGACTTCTCTAGCTAATGAACATGGTGGAGATCACGATGCCGGGAAAGAAACTGAATTAGCTCTGAAGATAGGAAAAGTCAATGAGTGTGAAACTGATGCCACAGTTGATAAAGGAGGTCCAAAGGTTTTAATTCTTGGAGCTGGAAGAGTTTGTCGACCAGCTGCTGAGTTTCTAGCATCTTACCCAAACATATGTACCTATGGTGTTGATGACCATAACACAGATCAAATTCATGTTATTGTGGCATCTTTGTATCAAAAAGATGCAGAAGAG ACAGTTGATGGTATTGAAAATACAACTGCTACCCAGCTTGATGTTTCTGATATTGGAAGCCTTTCAGATCTTGTTTCTCAG GTTGAGGTTGTAATTAGCTTGCTGCCTACTAGTTTTCATGCTGCCATTGCAAGAGTATGCATAGAG CTCAAGAAGCACATGGTAACGGCAAGCTATGTTGATGAATCCATGTCAAACTTGAGCCAAGCTGCTAAAGGTGCAGGTGTAACTATACTTTGTGAAATGGGCCTAGATCCTGGCATAG ATCACTTGATGTCAATGAAGATGATTGATGAAGCTCATGCTCGAAAGGGAAAAATAAAGACATTTACATCTTACTGTGGTGGATTGCCATCTCCAGCTGCAGCAAACAACCCACTTGCCTATAAATTCAG TTGGAACCCAGCTGGTGCCCTCCGGGCAGGGAAAAATCCTGCTGTCTACAAATTTCTTGGAGAGACGATCCATGTAGATG GTCATAACTTGTTTGAATCAGCAAAGAGGCTCAGACTACCAGAGCTTCCAGCTTTTGCTCTGGAACACTTGCCAAATCGGAATTCCTTGATATATGGAGACCTTTATGGTATCTCCAAAGAAGCATCTACCATATACAGGGCTACTCTTCGTTACGAAG GTTTTAGTGAGATAATGGCAACCCTGTCGAAAATTGGGTTGTTTGATGCTGCAAATCATCCACTGCTGCAAGAAACTAATCGCCCAACATATAAGGGTTTCCTTGATGAACTACTTAATAATATCTCCACAACTAACACAGGCTTAGATATTGAAGCCTCTGGTGGATATGATGATGAAATCATTGCCAGACTGTCGAAGCTCGGGTGTTGCAGAGATAAGGAAATAGCTGCTAAGACAGTCAAAACCATCAA GTTCTTGGGACTACATGAAGAGACTCAAATTCCTAAGGGTTGTTCAAGTGCATTTGATGTGATTTGCCAACGAAAGGAACAGAGGATGGCCTATGGCCACAATGAGCAA GACATGGTACTGCTCCACCACGAAGTTGAGGTGGAATACCCAGACGGGCAACCCACCGAGAAGCACCAAGCGACGCTACTGGAGTTCGGGAAGGTTGAAAATGGCAGATCCACCACTGCCATGGCCCTGACCGTTGGTATTCCAGCAGCAGTAGGAGCCCTG CTATTGCTACAGAATAAGGTCCAGACAAAAGGAGTGATCAGGCCTCTGCAACCGGAGATCTACATTCCAG CATTGGAGATCTTGGAGTCGTCAGGCATCAAGCTGATTGAGAGTGTGGAGATTTGA
- the LOC8082699 gene encoding 26S protease regulatory subunit 7A, which yields MAPEPEDDIMNEKNPRPLDEDDIALLKTYGLGPYSTSIKKVEKEIKEMAKKINDLCGIKESDTGLAPPSQWDLVSDKQMMQEEQPLQVARCTKIISPNTDDAKYVINVKQIAKFVVGLGDKVSPTDIEEGMRVGVDRNKYQIQIPLPPKIDPSVTMMTVEEKPDVTYNDVGGCKEQIEKMREVVELPMLHPEKFVKLGIDPPKGVLCYGPPGTGKTLLARAVANRTDACFIRVIGSELVQKYVGEGARMVRELFQMARSKKACIVFFDEVDAIGGARFDDGVGGDNEVQRTMLEIVNQLDGFDARGNIKVLMATNRPDTLDPALLRPGRLDRKVEFGLPDLEGRTQIFKIHTRTMNCERDIRFELLARLCPNSTGADIRSVCTEAGMYAIRARRKTVTEKDFLDAVNKVIKGYQKFSATPKYMVYN from the exons ATGGCTCCGGAACCGGAGGACGACATCATGAACGAGAAGAACCCCCGCCCCCTCGACGAGGATGATATCGCCCTCCTTAAAACCTAT GGGCTTGGGCCGTACTCGACCAGCATCAAGAAGGTCGAGAAGGAGATCAAGGAAATGGCCAAGAAAATCAATGACCTTTGTG GGATAAAGGAGTCTGATACAGGGCTGGCTCCACCTAGCCAGTGGGATTTGGTTTCAGATAAACAGATGATGCAAGAAGAACAACCATTACAA GTAGCAAGGTGTACAAAGATTATAAGCCCTAATACGGATGATGCCAAATATGTTATAAATGTAAAACAAATTGCAAAG TTTGTGGTTGGACTGGGGGATAAGGTCTCTCCAACTGATATCGAGGAAGGGATGAGGGTCGG TGTTGATCGTAACAAGTACCAGATTCAGATCCCTCTTCCACCAAAAATTGACCCAAGTGTTACCATGATGACTGTGGAGGAAAAGCCAGATGTGACTTACAATGATGTTGGTGGCTGCAAGGAGCAGATTGAGAAGATGCGTGAA GTTGTTGAACTTCCTATGCTTCACCCAGAAAAGTTTGTCAAGCTTGGTATTGACCCTCCAAAAGGTGTCCTTTGCTATGGTCCACCTGGTACTGGCAAGACTCTTCTTGCAAGAGCTGTAGCAAATCGGACTGATGCTTGTTTCATCCGTGTAATTGGAAGTGAGCTAGTTCAGAAGTATGTCGGAGAAGGTGCTCGGATGGTCAGGGAACTGTTCCAG ATGGCCCGCTCAAAGAAAGCATGCATTGTTTTCTTTGATGAAGTTGATGCTATTGGTGGTGCTCGTTTCGATGATGGGGTGGGTGGCGACAATGAGGTGCAGCGAACAATGTTGGAAATAGTAAACCAGCTTGATGGGTTTGATGCAAGAGGGAACATCAAAGTTCTCATGGCCACTAATAG GCCTGATACCTTGGATCCTGCGCTTCTGCGTCCTGGTCGTCTGGACAGAAAGGTAGAATTCGGGCTACCTGACCTGGAGGGCCGTACCCAAATTTTCAAGATCCATACACGAACCATGAACTGCGAGCGAGATATTCGTTTTGAGCTTCTGGCCCGACTCTGCCCCAACTCTACTG GAGCGGATATAAGGAGTGTTTGCACAGAAGCTGGGATGTATGCCATCCGTGCCCGCAGGAAAACGGTGACAGAAAAAGATTTCCTCGATGCTGTCAACAAGGTCATCAAGGGCTACCAGAAATTCAGTGCAACACCCAAGTATATGGTGTACAACTAG
- the LOC8081955 gene encoding beta-1,3-galactosyltransferase pvg3 — protein MPSPPPPPRNNSLKSFMVGNGNHAPQQVGTKQRHGGGGFPRLSASSKALVLLPLLLLAFIFLFVYPKEFELQAMLSACGPPSAEPAAAGAAVVRKPDFRLLIGVLTRADLYERRHLLRMVYGLQLASPPEEEPLAAHVDVRFVFCRLYKDDQRVLVPLEILAHDDVIVLDGCEENLNGGKTYTFLSTVARLYADEPYDYVMKADDDIFLRLPQLVASLGGMPRDDMYYGATIPCDSMDPFRDYMAGMAYALSWDLVQWIATSDVARNHSVGTEDMLTGLWLRIGDKGKNRFNAKPAIHDYLNPVPVDQCEHEFMPSTIGVHRLKSNPRWAEALKYFNFTAGLKSSKFYKID, from the coding sequence ATGccgtcaccgccgccgccgccgaggaatAATTCTCTCAAGTCGTTCATGGTGGGCAACGGCAATCACGCGCCCCAGCAGGTCGGCACGAAGCAGAGGCACGGCGGCGGTGGCTTCCCGAGGCTGTCTGCCTCCAGCAAGGCGTTGGTCCTGCTGCCGCTCCTGCTCCTGGCCTTCATCTTCCTCTTCGTGTACCCCAAGGAGTTCGAGCTGCAGGCGATGCTGAGCGCGTGCGGCCCGCCCTCCGcggagccggcggcggcgggcgcggcCGTGGTCCGGAAGCCCGACTTCCGGCTGCTCATCGGCGTGCTGACCCGAGCGGACCTGTACGAGCGGCGGCACCTGCTGCGCATGGTGTACGGGCTGCAGCTCGCGTCGCCACCGGAGGAGGAGCCCCTGGCCGCGCACGTGGACGTCCGCTTCGTCTTCTGCCGGCTGTACAAGGACGACCAGCGCGTGCTGGTGCCGCTCGAGATCCTCGCCCACGACGACGTCATCGTGCTCGACGGCTGCGAGGAGAACCTCAACGGCGGCAAGACGTACACGTTCCTGTCCACGGTGGCGCGGCTCTACGCCGACGAGCCGTACGACTACGTGATGAAGGCCGACGACGACATCTTCCTCCGGCTGCCGCAGCTGGTGGCGTCGCTGGGCGGGATGCCCCGGGACGACATGTACTACGGCGCCACCATCCCCTGCGACAGCATGGACCCGTTCCGGGACTACATGGCCGGCATGGCCTACGCGCTGTCGTGGGACCTCGTGCAGTGGATCGCCACCTCCGACGTGGCGCGAAACCACAGCGTGGGCACGGAGGACATGCTCACGGGGCTCTGGCTCAGGATCGGGGACAAGGGGAAGAACCGCTTCAACGCCAAGCCGGCCATCCATGACTACCTCAACCCGGTGCCGGTGGACCAGTGCGAGCACGAGTTCATGCCAAGCACCATCGGTGTGCACAGGCTCAAGAGCAACCCGAGGTGGGCGGAGGCGCTCAAGTACTTCAACTTCACGGCAGGGCTCAAGTCGTCCAAGTTCTACAAGATCGACTAA
- the LOC8082700 gene encoding uncharacterized protein LOC8082700, giving the protein MKPPSSPRAPSSASSPRTSLFLLPGILLAAVIYLVLFPDNFRLPAGMFIGSSSCNNDDYSGSPSSVFGRLAAGGSPAEEEEVDLRLLMGIVTIPSTYERRALLRLAYSLQPRPVRAVVDVRFVMCRIEREEDRILVALEIIAHGDVVVLNCTENMNDGKTYAYFSAVPELFGRYDYVGKTDDDTYYRVAALAESLRGKARRDAYQGFLTPCHWLPEKQYMSGMGYVVSWDVVEWIAATPELRDDHHDWEDVDFGGWLRKGGRYKNVYNEEPRMYDYWDREMATDINCFRHEHIADAVAVHKLKDRLKWARTLHFFNATQGLKPSKLYHLDLQNVYHVV; this is encoded by the coding sequence atgaagcctccgtcttcTCCTCGAGCTccgtcgtcggcgtcgtcgcCACGCACCTCGCTCTTCCTCCTCCCTGGTATCCTCCTGGCTGCGGTCATCTACCTTGTCCTCTTCCCCGACAACTTCAGGCTCCCGGCTGGGATGTTCATCGGGTCGTCCTCATGCAACAACGACGACTACAGCGGCTCGCCGTCGTCGGTGTTCGGCCGTCTCGCCGCCGGAGGCTCtccagcggaggaggaggaggtggaccTGCGGCTGCTGATGGGCATCGTGACCATCCCAAGCACGTACGAGCGGCGCGCGCTCCTGCGCCTGGCCTACTCCCTGCAGCCGCGCCCCGTGCGCGCGGTGGTGGACGTGCGCTTCGTCATGTGCCGCATCGAGCGCGAGGAGGACCGCATCCTGGTGGCGCTGGAGATCATCGCGCACGGCGACGTGGTGGTGCTCAACTGCACGGAGAACATGAACGACGGCAAGACGTACGCCTACTTCTCGGCCGTGCCGGAGCTGTTCGGGCGGTACGACTACGTGGGCAAGACCGACGACGACACCTACTACCGGGTGGCGGCGCTGGCGGAGTCGCTGCGCGGGAAGGCGCGGCGGGACGCGTACCAGGGCTTCCTGACGCCCTGCCACTGGCTGCCCGAGAAGCAGTACATGTCCGGGATGGGGTACGTCGTGTCGTGGGACGTGGTGGAGTGGATCGCCGCCACGCCGGAGCTCCGGGACGACCACCACGACTGGGAGGACGTCGACTTCGGCGGGTGGCTGCGCAAGGGCGGCAGGTACAAGAACGTGTACAACGAGGAGCCCAGGATGTACGACTACTGGGACAGGGAGATGGCCACGGACATCAACTGCTTCCGGCACGAGCACATCGCCGACGCCGTGGCCgtgcacaagctcaaggaccgcCTCAAGTGGGCGCGCACGCTCCACTTCTTCAACGCCACCCAGGGGCTCAAGCCATCCAAGCTATATCATCTTGACTTGCAAAACGTCTACCACGTCGTCTAA
- the LOC8081956 gene encoding 60S ribosomal protein L35a-1 has product MVKGRTGQRVRLYVRGTVLGYKRSKSNQYETTSLVQIEGVNTKEDVAWYCGKRMAYIYKAKTKSSGTHYRCIWGKVTRPHGNSGVVRAKFRSNLPPESMGRKVRVFMYPSSI; this is encoded by the exons ATGGTGAAGGGGCGCACGGGGCAGCGCGTGAGGCTCTACGTCCGGGGCACCGTCCTCGGATACAAGAG GTCCAAGTCGAACCAGTACGAGACCACGTCGCTGGTGCAGATCGAGGGGGTGAACACCAAGGAGGACGTCGCGTGGTACTGCGGCAAGCGGATGGCCTACATCTACAAGGCCAAGACCAAGAGCAGCGGCACCCACTACCGCTGCATCTGGGGCAAGGTCACCCGCCCGCACGGCAACTCCGGCGTCGTCCGCGCCAAGTTCAGGTCCAACCTGCCGCCGGAATCCATG GGCCGCAAGGTCAGGGTCTTCATGTACCCCAGTAGCATCTAA